A genomic stretch from Aminobacter aminovorans includes:
- the mltG gene encoding endolytic transglycosylase MltG, which translates to MSINTPGQGEGAPRAAPANPIVPKTAQEALRPEAGTPPPAKRSRASRNQIVVFLNFMMSTAVLAILAGGAALYFGKQEFGGAGPSTVPATFLVKPSTGVADIADQLERRGLISDARIFRMGVRAYGNDGALKAGEYEIQAGASMQDIMELLKSGKSVQYSLTIPEGLTVEQAWKRIAEQEALSGDMPAEMPPEGALAADTQRFTRGLTRQQIVNKMLADQKELVETIWARRSPDLPLADVNEFVTLASIVEKETARGDERSRVAAVFINRLNKGMRLQSDPTIIYGIFGGKGKPADRPIYRSDIDKPTPYNTYTIKGLPPTPIANPGKASLEAVANPSKTKDLYFVADGSGGHVFAETLDEHNENVARWRAFQRKVVEDEKAAGEADPAKKDAATTNAVKK; encoded by the coding sequence ATGAGCATCAATACGCCAGGGCAGGGAGAGGGCGCACCACGCGCCGCACCGGCCAATCCGATCGTTCCAAAGACCGCGCAGGAAGCGTTGCGGCCGGAAGCCGGCACGCCGCCGCCCGCCAAGCGTTCGCGCGCCTCGCGCAACCAGATCGTCGTGTTCCTCAATTTCATGATGTCGACGGCGGTGCTGGCCATCCTCGCCGGCGGTGCCGCCCTCTATTTCGGCAAGCAGGAATTTGGCGGCGCGGGCCCGTCGACGGTGCCGGCGACCTTCCTCGTCAAGCCGAGCACCGGCGTGGCCGACATCGCCGACCAGCTCGAGCGGCGCGGCCTGATCAGCGACGCGCGCATCTTCCGCATGGGCGTGCGTGCCTATGGCAATGACGGCGCGCTCAAGGCCGGAGAATACGAGATCCAGGCCGGTGCGTCGATGCAGGACATCATGGAGCTCTTGAAGAGCGGCAAGTCGGTGCAATATTCGCTGACCATCCCCGAGGGGCTGACCGTCGAGCAGGCGTGGAAACGCATTGCCGAGCAGGAAGCATTGAGCGGCGACATGCCGGCCGAGATGCCGCCCGAGGGCGCGCTTGCCGCCGACACCCAGCGCTTCACCCGCGGCCTGACGCGGCAGCAGATCGTCAACAAGATGCTGGCCGACCAGAAGGAACTGGTCGAGACCATCTGGGCCCGGCGCTCGCCCGACCTGCCGCTCGCCGACGTCAACGAGTTCGTGACGCTGGCCTCGATCGTCGAGAAGGAAACGGCGCGCGGCGACGAGCGCTCGCGCGTGGCTGCGGTGTTCATCAACCGCCTCAACAAGGGCATGCGGCTGCAGTCCGATCCGACGATCATCTACGGCATCTTCGGCGGCAAGGGTAAGCCGGCCGACCGGCCGATCTATCGCTCCGACATCGACAAGCCGACGCCCTACAACACCTACACCATCAAGGGCCTGCCGCCGACGCCGATCGCCAATCCGGGCAAGGCTTCGCTCGAGGCCGTCGCCAATCCATCGAAGACCAAGGACCTCTATTTCGTTGCCGACGGTTCGGGTGGGCATGTCTTTGCCGAGACGCTGGACGAGCACAACGAGAACGTCGCCCGCTGGCGCGCCTTCCAGCGCAAGGTCGTCGAGGACGAGAAGGCGGCAGGCGAGGCCGATCCGGCCAAGAAGGACGCGGCCACTACCAACGCCGTCAAGAAGTAG
- the gmk gene encoding guanylate kinase: MSAEAPSIVIKRRGLMLVLSSPSGAGKSTISRNLIETDPELKLSVSVTTRPRRGSEIDGAHYHFTSKREFELLRDNDALLEWAEVHGNFYATPREPVELAMSQGRDMLFDIDWQGAKQLKEKMRGDIVSIFILPPSMGELKARLKRRAEDQDAVIETRLKNARDEIEHWGEYDYVVINEDLNRAFAEVRAIVAAERLRRDRRPGLFDFVSKLLDEKL, encoded by the coding sequence ATGAGCGCCGAGGCCCCATCCATCGTCATCAAGCGGCGCGGCTTGATGCTGGTCTTGTCGTCGCCGTCGGGCGCAGGCAAGTCGACCATCTCGCGCAACCTGATCGAAACCGATCCGGAGCTGAAGCTGTCGGTCAGCGTCACCACCCGTCCGCGCCGCGGCAGCGAGATCGACGGCGCCCATTACCACTTCACCAGCAAGCGCGAATTCGAGCTGCTGCGCGACAATGACGCGCTGCTCGAATGGGCCGAGGTGCATGGCAATTTCTATGCGACGCCGCGCGAGCCGGTCGAACTCGCCATGTCGCAGGGCCGCGACATGCTGTTCGACATCGACTGGCAGGGCGCCAAGCAGCTCAAGGAAAAGATGCGCGGCGACATCGTCTCGATCTTCATCCTGCCGCCGTCGATGGGCGAGCTGAAGGCCCGTCTCAAGCGCCGCGCCGAGGACCAGGACGCGGTGATCGAGACGCGGCTGAAGAACGCCCGTGACGAGATCGAGCACTGGGGCGAATACGACTATGTCGTGATCAACGAAGACCTCAACCGCGCCTTCGCCGAAGTGCGCGCCATCGTCGCCGCCGAACGCCTGCGCCGCGACCGCCGGCCCGGCCTGTTCGACTTCGTTTCGAAACTGCTCGACGAGAAGCTCTGA
- a CDS encoding acyl carrier protein, whose translation MSDTAERVKKIVIEHLGVDADKVTEAASFIDDLGADSLDTVELVMAFEEEFGVEIPDDAAETILTVGDAVKYIDKASA comes from the coding sequence ATGAGTGACACCGCAGAGCGCGTCAAGAAGATCGTCATTGAACATCTTGGCGTCGACGCCGACAAGGTGACGGAAGCTGCGAGCTTCATCGACGATCTGGGCGCGGACAGCCTCGACACGGTCGAGCTCGTCATGGCTTTCGAAGAAGAATTCGGCGTCGAGATCCCCGACGACGCGGCCGAGACCATCCTCACCGTTGGCGACGCCGTGAAGTACATCGACAAGGCTTCGGCCTGA
- the pdxA gene encoding 4-hydroxythreonine-4-phosphate dehydrogenase PdxA, with amino-acid sequence MAFHSLPLALTSGDPSGIGPEIAVAAWRQRAKAGVPPFYLLADPKLIAARARALDVDVAIVETDAAGAANVFADALPVVPLAAAAIDTPGQPDKANAAGIIEAIDRAVTDTFEGRAAAVVTCPIAKKPLYDAGFRFPGHTEYLAHLATERNGIDTTPVMMLAGPELRAVPVTIHIALAEVPKALTTSAIVATVRITARDLRARFGIARPRIAVSGLNPHAGEGGAMGHEEERVIRPAIEALKAEGIDAFGPLPADTMFHARARAGYDAAICMYHDQALIPAKALAFDETVNVTLGLPFVRTSPDHGTAFDISGKGIARPDSLIAALKLARLLADIEAKPA; translated from the coding sequence GTGGCTTTCCATAGCCTGCCACTGGCGCTGACGTCGGGCGATCCCTCGGGCATTGGCCCGGAAATCGCTGTCGCCGCCTGGCGGCAGCGCGCCAAGGCCGGGGTGCCGCCCTTCTATCTGCTCGCCGACCCGAAGCTGATTGCCGCGCGTGCGCGCGCCCTGGACGTCGACGTCGCCATCGTCGAGACCGATGCCGCCGGTGCTGCCAACGTCTTCGCCGATGCCCTGCCCGTGGTTCCGCTCGCGGCAGCCGCGATCGACACGCCGGGCCAGCCCGACAAGGCCAATGCCGCCGGCATCATCGAGGCGATCGACCGCGCCGTGACCGACACCTTCGAGGGCCGGGCTGCTGCCGTCGTCACCTGCCCGATCGCCAAGAAGCCGCTCTATGACGCCGGCTTCCGCTTTCCCGGCCATACCGAATATCTCGCTCATCTCGCAACCGAGCGGAACGGCATCGACACCACCCCTGTCATGATGCTGGCCGGGCCGGAACTGCGCGCCGTGCCTGTCACCATCCACATCGCGCTGGCAGAGGTTCCGAAGGCACTCACCACCAGTGCCATCGTCGCGACCGTGCGCATCACCGCGCGTGACCTGCGCGCCCGCTTCGGCATCGCCAGGCCGCGCATCGCCGTGTCGGGCCTCAACCCGCATGCCGGCGAAGGCGGGGCCATGGGCCACGAGGAGGAGCGCGTCATCCGCCCTGCCATCGAGGCGCTCAAGGCGGAAGGCATCGATGCCTTCGGCCCCCTGCCCGCCGACACCATGTTCCATGCCCGGGCACGCGCCGGCTATGATGCTGCGATCTGCATGTATCACGACCAGGCGCTGATCCCGGCCAAGGCGCTCGCCTTCGACGAGACGGTCAACGTCACGCTCGGCCTGCCCTTCGTGCGCACCTCGCCCGACCACGGCACCGCCTTCGACATATCAGGCAAAGGCATCGCCCGGCCCGACAGCCTGATCGCCGCGCTGAAGCTGGCCAGGCTGCTGGCAGACATCGAGGCCAAGCCGGCATGA
- a CDS encoding peptidylprolyl isomerase: MRKHLFSAGLALLVAATSLSITAYAPPAQASEIKYIVNDVPITSYDIQRRAAFLKLQKRKGDAGQEMIEQTLRVAEMKRLNIRISDKQVNEAYARFAGSNKLKPAQMDQILGQAGVTSSHFKDYIRAQMGWNQALGARFRSADGGGGMSTEQDAVRRMLQQGGVKPSATEYMLQQVIFVVPASERGTIGKRKREADALRGRFNGCEQTREFAKGLLDVTVRDLGRVIAPQLPPEWAEDIKKLKAGAATPVRETDRGVEFIGVCSSREVSDDKVAQMVFQAEGAGKGGDAKTEELNKKYIEELRAKARIVTR; encoded by the coding sequence ATGCGGAAGCACCTCTTTTCGGCAGGCCTTGCCCTGCTCGTGGCGGCGACGTCGCTTTCGATCACCGCCTACGCACCTCCGGCTCAGGCAAGCGAGATCAAGTACATCGTCAACGATGTGCCGATCACCAGCTACGACATCCAGCGCCGGGCGGCTTTCCTCAAGCTGCAGAAGCGCAAGGGTGATGCCGGCCAGGAAATGATCGAGCAGACGCTGCGCGTCGCCGAGATGAAGCGGCTCAACATCCGCATCTCCGACAAGCAGGTCAACGAAGCCTATGCGCGCTTTGCCGGTTCCAACAAGCTGAAGCCGGCGCAGATGGACCAGATCCTGGGCCAGGCCGGCGTGACATCAAGCCACTTCAAGGACTATATCCGCGCCCAGATGGGCTGGAACCAGGCGCTCGGCGCCCGCTTCCGCTCGGCTGACGGCGGCGGCGGCATGTCGACCGAGCAGGACGCGGTGCGCCGCATGCTGCAGCAGGGCGGCGTCAAGCCGAGCGCCACCGAATACATGCTGCAGCAGGTGATCTTCGTCGTCCCCGCTTCCGAGCGCGGCACGATCGGCAAGCGCAAGCGCGAGGCGGATGCGCTGCGCGGCCGCTTCAATGGCTGCGAACAGACGCGTGAATTCGCCAAGGGCCTGCTCGACGTCACCGTGCGCGACCTCGGCCGTGTCATCGCCCCGCAGCTGCCGCCCGAATGGGCGGAAGACATCAAGAAGCTCAAGGCCGGCGCTGCTACGCCGGTGCGCGAGACAGACCGCGGCGTCGAGTTCATCGGCGTCTGCAGCTCGCGCGAAGTCTCCGACGACAAGGTCGCCCAGATGGTGTTCCAGGCCGAGGGTGCCGGCAAGGGCGGCGATGCCAAGACCGAAGAGCTCAACAAGAAGTACATCGAAGAGCTGCGGGCCAAGGCCCGCATCGTCACCCGCTAG
- a CDS encoding YicC/YloC family endoribonuclease: protein MTLQSMTGFARVAAEHDGTAIAWEVKSVNGKSVDVRLRLPQGFERLEPAVRQAIQKRFSRGNVQATLTVSRMAGAMVQPVINEVFLRDVAELATRLVKQYGAAPASADGLLALRGVFDLPETVETEEQRAAIDAVIMNGLEKGLAGLVEARKAEGEALRSLLSDHIATIETLTLQAEADPSREPAQIRQRLAEQVRLLLEASPALDETRLNMEAAFLATKADIREEIDRLKTHVASGRALLAGGGAIGRKLDFLAQEFNRESNTLCSKSNAAAVTAIGLELKAVVDQFREQVQNLE from the coding sequence ATGACCCTTCAGAGCATGACAGGCTTCGCCCGCGTGGCCGCCGAGCACGACGGGACGGCGATCGCCTGGGAAGTGAAGTCGGTCAACGGCAAGAGCGTCGACGTGCGCCTGCGCCTGCCGCAGGGCTTCGAGCGGCTCGAACCGGCGGTCAGGCAAGCCATCCAGAAGCGCTTTTCGCGCGGCAACGTGCAGGCGACGCTGACCGTCAGCCGCATGGCCGGCGCGATGGTGCAGCCGGTCATCAACGAAGTGTTCCTGCGCGACGTCGCTGAGCTCGCCACGCGCCTGGTCAAGCAATATGGCGCAGCCCCTGCCAGCGCCGACGGGTTGCTGGCGCTGCGCGGCGTGTTCGACCTGCCCGAAACCGTCGAGACCGAAGAGCAGCGGGCAGCGATCGACGCGGTGATCATGAATGGCCTGGAAAAGGGCCTCGCCGGGCTCGTCGAGGCACGCAAGGCCGAGGGCGAGGCGCTGCGGTCGCTGCTGTCGGATCATATCGCAACCATCGAGACGCTGACCTTGCAGGCGGAAGCGGACCCCTCGCGCGAGCCGGCGCAGATCCGCCAGCGCCTGGCCGAACAGGTGCGGCTGCTGCTCGAGGCCTCACCCGCGCTCGACGAGACGCGGCTCAACATGGAAGCGGCGTTCCTCGCCACCAAGGCCGACATCCGCGAGGAGATCGACCGGCTGAAGACCCATGTCGCCTCCGGGCGGGCGCTGCTCGCCGGCGGCGGCGCGATCGGCCGGAAGCTCGATTTTCTGGCGCAGGAATTCAACCGCGAATCGAATACGCTGTGTTCGAAGTCGAATGCCGCCGCAGTGACCGCCATCGGGCTGGAACTGAAGGCCGTCGTCGATCAGTTCCGCGAGCAAGTTCAGAATCTGGAGTAG
- the fabD gene encoding ACP S-malonyltransferase has protein sequence MAVAFTFPGQGSQAVGMGKELADAFPEARRVFEEVDDALGEKLSRLIWEGPEETLTLTANAQPALMAVSMAAFRALESRGLSLKDKVAYVAGHSLGEYSALAAAGFVSVADAARLLRIRGNAMQAAVPAGLGAMAAIIGLEQGDVDAACAEAAQGSVCQIANDNGGGQLVISGEKAAVERAAALCTAKGAKRALMLQVSAPFHSALMAPAAEKMREALAGVKKNVPVVPVVANVTVKPITDPEEIAARLVEQVTGQVRWRETVEWFGNNGITTLYEVGAGKVLSGLARRINKEIATAAVNNPADIDAAIAALA, from the coding sequence ATGGCCGTTGCATTCACTTTTCCCGGGCAGGGCAGCCAGGCCGTCGGCATGGGCAAGGAACTCGCCGATGCCTTTCCAGAGGCACGCCGCGTCTTCGAGGAAGTCGACGATGCGCTCGGTGAAAAGCTGTCCAGGCTGATCTGGGAAGGACCCGAGGAGACGCTGACGCTGACCGCCAATGCCCAGCCGGCGCTGATGGCGGTGTCGATGGCCGCGTTCCGGGCGCTTGAATCGCGCGGCCTGTCGCTCAAGGACAAGGTCGCCTATGTCGCCGGCCACTCGCTCGGCGAATATTCGGCGCTTGCCGCCGCAGGTTTTGTTTCGGTCGCCGACGCCGCCCGCCTGCTGCGCATCCGCGGCAACGCCATGCAGGCCGCCGTGCCGGCAGGCCTGGGCGCCATGGCTGCGATCATCGGCCTCGAGCAGGGCGACGTCGACGCCGCCTGCGCTGAGGCGGCACAAGGCTCGGTCTGCCAGATCGCCAACGACAATGGCGGCGGCCAGCTGGTCATCTCGGGCGAGAAGGCGGCGGTCGAGCGTGCCGCAGCCCTTTGCACCGCAAAGGGCGCCAAGCGCGCGCTGATGCTGCAGGTCTCCGCCCCCTTCCATTCGGCGCTGATGGCGCCGGCGGCGGAAAAGATGCGCGAGGCGCTGGCCGGCGTGAAGAAGAACGTCCCGGTCGTGCCGGTGGTTGCCAATGTCACCGTCAAGCCGATCACCGACCCCGAGGAGATCGCCGCCCGCCTCGTCGAGCAGGTCACCGGCCAGGTGCGCTGGCGCGAGACGGTCGAGTGGTTCGGCAACAACGGCATCACCACGCTTTATGAAGTGGGCGCCGGCAAGGTGCTGTCGGGCCTCGCTCGCCGCATCAACAAGGAAATCGCGACGGCTGCCGTCAACAACCCGGCCGACATCGACGCGGCCATCGCCGCGCTCGCCTGA
- the fabG gene encoding 3-oxoacyl-[acyl-carrier-protein] reductase, giving the protein MLDLTGRKALVTGASGGIGEEIARILHKQGAIVGLHGTRIEKLEALAGELGDRVKLFPANLADRDEVKALGQKAEAELEGVDILVNNAGITKDGLFVRMSDADWDQVIEINLTAMFRLTRELTHPMMRRRHGRIINITSVVGVTGNPGQTNYCASKAGMIGFSKSLAQEIATRNITVNCVAPGFIESAMTEKLNDKQKEAIMAAIPAKRMGTGKEVASAVAYLASDEAAYVTGQTIHVNGGMAMI; this is encoded by the coding sequence ATGCTCGATCTGACCGGCCGCAAGGCACTCGTCACCGGTGCATCCGGCGGCATCGGCGAAGAAATCGCCCGCATCCTGCACAAGCAGGGCGCCATTGTCGGCCTGCACGGCACCCGCATCGAAAAGCTCGAGGCGCTAGCCGGCGAACTCGGCGACCGCGTCAAGCTGTTCCCGGCCAATCTCGCCGACCGCGACGAGGTCAAGGCGCTGGGCCAGAAGGCCGAGGCCGAACTCGAAGGGGTCGACATCCTGGTCAACAATGCCGGCATCACCAAGGACGGCCTGTTCGTGCGCATGTCGGATGCCGACTGGGACCAGGTCATCGAGATCAACCTGACGGCGATGTTCCGCCTGACGCGCGAGCTGACGCATCCGATGATGCGCCGCCGTCATGGCCGCATCATCAACATCACCTCGGTCGTCGGCGTGACCGGCAACCCCGGCCAGACCAACTACTGCGCCTCCAAGGCCGGCATGATCGGCTTCTCCAAGTCGCTGGCCCAGGAGATCGCCACCCGCAACATCACCGTCAACTGCGTCGCACCCGGCTTCATCGAATCGGCGATGACCGAGAAGCTCAACGACAAGCAGAAAGAGGCGATCATGGCCGCGATCCCGGCCAAGCGCATGGGCACCGGCAAGGAAGTTGCCTCGGCGGTCGCCTATCTCGCTTCCGACGAAGCGGCCTACGTCACCGGCCAGACAATCCACGTCAATGGCGGCATGGCGATGATCTGA
- the rsmA gene encoding 16S rRNA (adenine(1518)-N(6)/adenine(1519)-N(6))-dimethyltransferase RsmA: MSSTTSIDGLPPLRDVIERHGLQAKKALGQNFLLDLNLTGKVARAAGDLTGVTVIEVGPGPGGLTRALLMHGAKRVIAIERDERCLAALSEVSDHYPGRLDVVSGDALKTDFASLANGEPVKIVANLPYNIGTELLVRWLTVEAWPPFYQSLTLMFQREVAERIVAKPASSAFGRLGVLAGWRTDARIAFDVPPQAFTPPPKVTSSVIHLEPRREPLAADVKMLGRVTEAAFGQRRKMLRQSLKSMGGEKLLEAVGIDPTRRAETLSVEEFVALAKAV; this comes from the coding sequence ATGAGCAGCACGACCAGCATCGACGGCCTGCCGCCGCTTCGCGACGTCATCGAGCGCCATGGCCTGCAGGCCAAGAAGGCGCTCGGCCAGAACTTCCTGCTCGACCTCAACCTCACCGGCAAGGTGGCACGCGCCGCCGGCGACCTGACCGGCGTCACCGTCATCGAGGTCGGCCCCGGCCCCGGCGGCCTGACGCGGGCGCTGTTGATGCATGGCGCCAAGCGGGTCATCGCCATCGAGCGCGACGAGCGCTGCCTGGCTGCCCTTTCCGAGGTTTCCGATCATTATCCGGGGCGGCTCGACGTGGTGTCGGGCGATGCGCTGAAGACCGATTTCGCAAGCCTCGCCAATGGCGAGCCGGTCAAGATCGTCGCCAACCTGCCCTACAATATCGGCACCGAGCTTCTGGTGCGCTGGCTGACCGTCGAGGCCTGGCCGCCCTTCTACCAGTCGCTGACGCTGATGTTCCAGCGCGAGGTCGCCGAGCGCATCGTGGCAAAGCCTGCCAGTTCCGCCTTTGGCCGGCTCGGCGTGCTGGCGGGCTGGCGCACCGATGCCCGCATCGCCTTCGACGTGCCGCCGCAGGCCTTTACGCCGCCGCCCAAGGTGACCTCGTCGGTGATCCATCTGGAGCCGCGCCGGGAGCCGCTCGCAGCCGATGTGAAGATGCTGGGCCGCGTCACCGAGGCGGCCTTCGGCCAGCGCCGCAAGATGCTGCGCCAGAGCCTGAAAAGCATGGGCGGCGAAAAGCTGCTGGAAGCCGTCGGCATCGACCCGACCCGCCGCGCCGAAACGCTCAGCGTCGAGGAATTCGTCGCGCTGGCAAAGGCTGTGTGA
- a CDS encoding LTA synthase family protein, translating to MITLAVSAVLVFAIELVARGSFIDTLNFFQQPFKPSWTTVALFALLIIGFDALLGRPYNGLLIVAPVALMLAFVGHQKSLYLGDPLYPTDFLYARQIVELMPLLVRERPLAGIGIAVGLIGGISLLVLAWRYWRRRMPALSFWARMSRLAIAIPALAFFVSIMDYATFSWTRDRLQIIPMMWDQKENYASNGFAIAFALNVPMAKVKAPQGYSDKAIDAIAAPSQKAAVLPEEKPDVIIVMSESFWDPTRLPGVAITPDPIQNVRASQSGHVFSPEFGGMTANVEFEALTGFSNAFLPAGSIPYQQYVRAPVPSLATFFKSEGYDTKAIHPFGGWFWNRAPVYKAFGFDKFMSEENLPLLAKRGPLVSDAALTEEIIREADATDHPFFMFAVSLQSHGPYEPNRYSDTTHKVEAPTSQWARDSILTYAEGASDADRGLKRLMDWASKRERPTVIAFFGDHLPPLGPVYVETGFMKEPVAKRKAPIDEMLVQHETPLVVWSNRTGAARDIGSISPAFLPLHVLETAGISHPYYTGFLGDLHDRYRVVDRNMLLPRQGESVFDWSRQKELDPAIRDFRWLQYDMMFGKRRGAKGFFPETVDKVVANRTRSPLFLRDEAFG from the coding sequence ATGATCACGCTCGCCGTCTCGGCCGTGCTGGTCTTCGCCATCGAATTGGTTGCCCGCGGCTCCTTCATCGACACGCTCAATTTCTTCCAGCAGCCGTTCAAGCCTAGCTGGACCACGGTGGCGCTGTTCGCTTTGCTGATCATCGGCTTCGACGCTCTGCTCGGCCGCCCCTATAACGGCCTGTTGATCGTCGCACCCGTGGCGCTGATGCTGGCCTTCGTCGGCCACCAGAAGTCGCTCTATCTCGGCGACCCGCTCTACCCGACCGATTTTCTCTATGCCCGCCAGATCGTCGAACTGATGCCGCTTTTGGTGCGCGAGCGGCCGCTTGCCGGCATAGGCATTGCGGTTGGCCTCATCGGCGGCATCTCGCTGCTCGTGCTCGCCTGGCGCTACTGGCGCCGCCGCATGCCGGCGCTGTCGTTCTGGGCGCGCATGTCGCGCCTGGCGATCGCCATTCCGGCGCTGGCCTTCTTCGTCTCGATCATGGACTACGCCACCTTCTCGTGGACGCGCGATCGCCTGCAGATCATCCCGATGATGTGGGACCAGAAGGAAAACTACGCCTCCAACGGCTTTGCCATTGCCTTTGCGCTCAACGTGCCGATGGCCAAGGTCAAGGCGCCGCAGGGCTATTCCGACAAGGCCATCGACGCCATCGCAGCACCTTCGCAGAAGGCCGCCGTGCTCCCCGAGGAAAAGCCCGACGTCATCATCGTGATGAGCGAATCCTTCTGGGATCCGACGCGCCTGCCCGGCGTCGCGATCACGCCGGACCCGATCCAGAACGTGCGCGCATCGCAGTCCGGCCACGTCTTCTCGCCCGAATTCGGCGGCATGACCGCCAATGTCGAGTTCGAGGCGCTGACCGGCTTCTCCAACGCCTTCCTGCCGGCCGGCTCGATCCCCTACCAGCAATATGTCCGCGCGCCGGTGCCTTCGCTTGCCACCTTCTTCAAGAGCGAAGGCTACGACACCAAGGCCATCCACCCCTTCGGCGGCTGGTTCTGGAACCGCGCGCCGGTCTACAAGGCCTTCGGCTTCGACAAGTTCATGTCGGAAGAGAACCTGCCGCTGCTCGCCAAGCGCGGCCCGCTGGTCTCCGACGCCGCACTGACCGAAGAGATCATCCGCGAGGCCGACGCCACCGATCACCCCTTCTTCATGTTCGCGGTCTCGCTGCAGAGCCACGGCCCCTACGAGCCGAACCGCTACAGCGACACCACCCACAAGGTCGAGGCGCCGACGTCGCAATGGGCGCGCGATTCGATCCTGACCTATGCCGAGGGTGCTTCCGACGCCGACCGTGGCCTGAAGCGCCTGATGGACTGGGCCAGCAAGCGTGAGCGCCCGACCGTCATCGCCTTCTTCGGCGACCACCTGCCGCCGCTCGGGCCGGTCTATGTCGAGACGGGTTTCATGAAAGAGCCGGTCGCCAAGCGCAAGGCGCCGATCGACGAAATGCTAGTGCAGCACGAGACGCCGCTGGTCGTGTGGTCGAACCGCACCGGTGCTGCGCGCGACATCGGCTCGATCAGCCCGGCCTTCCTGCCGCTGCATGTGCTCGAGACCGCCGGCATCAGCCACCCCTATTATACCGGCTTCCTCGGCGACCTGCATGACCGCTACCGGGTCGTCGACCGCAACATGCTTCTGCCGCGCCAGGGCGAGTCGGTGTTCGACTGGTCGCGCCAGAAGGAGCTCGATCCGGCGATCCGCGATTTCCGCTGGCTGCAATATGACATGATGTTCGGCAAGCGCCGCGGCGCCAAGGGCTTCTTCCCCGAGACCGTCGACAAGGTTGTGGCCAACCGCACGCGTTCGCCGCTGTTCCTCCGGGACGAGGCATTCGGCTGA
- the fabF gene encoding beta-ketoacyl-ACP synthase II, whose protein sequence is MRRVVVTGLGLLSPFGMGYEHGWKELLSGRSAARRITEFEVDDLACKIANVIPRGDGSNNSFNPEAVLEPKELRKIGDFILYGIAAADEALKDSGWQPKTPDEQNSTGVMIGSGIGGIDGIAENALILKERGPRRISPFFIPGQIINLVSGQVSIRHGLKGPNHAVVTACSTGAHAIGDAARLIMFGDADVMVAGGAEAPVTRLSLAGFAACKALSTDRNDDPEKASRPYDRDRDGFVMGEGAGVVVLEELEHAKARGAKIYAEVVGYGLTGDAHHITAPAEDGDGAFRCMTAALKRAKLTPADIDYINAHGTSTMADTIELGAVERLVGDAASKVSMSSTKSSIGHLLGAAGAAEAIFSILAIRDNIVPATINLDNPERETAIDLVPNKPRKRQVDVALSNSFGFGGTNASLVFQRFNG, encoded by the coding sequence ATGAGGCGTGTGGTCGTCACAGGCCTTGGCCTGCTTTCACCGTTCGGCATGGGCTACGAGCACGGCTGGAAAGAGCTTCTTTCCGGCCGCAGCGCAGCCCGGCGGATCACGGAGTTCGAGGTCGACGACCTCGCCTGCAAGATCGCCAATGTCATCCCTCGCGGCGACGGCTCCAACAACAGCTTCAATCCCGAAGCGGTCCTTGAACCCAAGGAACTGCGCAAGATCGGCGACTTCATCCTGTACGGGATCGCGGCCGCCGACGAGGCATTGAAGGATTCCGGTTGGCAGCCAAAGACGCCGGACGAACAGAATTCGACCGGCGTCATGATCGGCTCGGGCATCGGCGGCATTGACGGCATCGCCGAGAACGCCCTGATCCTCAAGGAGCGCGGCCCGCGCCGCATCAGCCCCTTCTTCATTCCAGGCCAGATCATCAATCTGGTTTCCGGCCAGGTGTCGATCCGGCACGGGCTCAAGGGCCCGAACCACGCCGTGGTCACCGCCTGCTCGACCGGCGCGCACGCCATTGGCGATGCGGCCCGCCTGATCATGTTCGGCGATGCCGACGTGATGGTGGCCGGCGGCGCCGAGGCACCGGTAACGCGCCTGTCGCTGGCCGGCTTTGCCGCCTGCAAGGCGCTCTCGACTGATCGCAACGACGATCCGGAAAAGGCGTCGCGCCCCTATGACCGCGACCGTGACGGCTTCGTCATGGGCGAGGGTGCCGGCGTCGTCGTGCTCGAAGAGCTCGAGCATGCCAAGGCACGCGGCGCGAAAATCTACGCAGAAGTGGTCGGCTACGGCCTGACCGGCGATGCCCATCACATCACCGCACCCGCCGAGGATGGCGATGGCGCCTTCCGCTGCATGACGGCCGCCCTCAAGCGCGCCAAGCTGACGCCTGCCGACATCGACTACATCAACGCCCATGGCACCTCGACCATGGCCGACACGATCGAGCTCGGCGCTGTCGAGCGTCTTGTCGGCGACGCCGCCTCCAAGGTGTCGATGTCGTCGACCAAGTCGTCGATCGGCCATCTCCTGGGGGCTGCCGGTGCTGCCGAGGCGATCTTCTCGATCCTCGCCATCCGCGACAACATCGTGCCGGCGACGATCAATCTCGACAATCCCGAGCGCGAGACGGCCATCGATCTGGTGCCGAACAAGCCGCGCAAGCGGCAGGTCGACGTCGCTTTGTCAAACTCCTTCGGCTTCGGCGGCACCAACGCCTCGCTGGTATTCCAGCGCTTCAACGGCTGA